The Archangium lipolyticum genome contains a region encoding:
- a CDS encoding DUF2845 domain-containing protein translates to MRALLATLTLSFLLLPARGDAATLRCGNNLVADGASKTDVLLKCGEPAAKESRTESDAVKQRRGGKNDSDSTTTEQVVQKTIEEWTYNFGPNRLIQVAVFENGKLVDVRSGGYGR, encoded by the coding sequence ATGCGAGCCCTGCTGGCGACCCTGACCCTCTCGTTCCTCCTCCTTCCCGCCCGCGGTGACGCGGCCACGCTGCGCTGCGGCAACAACCTCGTCGCGGACGGAGCTTCCAAGACCGACGTCCTCTTGAAGTGTGGCGAGCCGGCGGCGAAGGAGAGCCGCACCGAGTCCGACGCGGTGAAGCAACGGCGGGGCGGGAAGAACGACTCCGACTCCACCACCACCGAGCAGGTCGTCCAGAAGACCATCGAGGAGTGGACGTACAACTTCGGCCCCAACCGGCTCATCCAGGTGGCGGTGTTCGAGAACGGCAAGCTCGTCGACGTGCGGAGCGGCGGCTACGGGCGGTAG
- a CDS encoding NAD(P)-dependent oxidoreductase, translated as MKVIVFGATGGTGRATVRELLEGGHEVTAFSRHADQLGLPSERLHLVSGDVLRTEDVERAVSGQDAVVVALGVNDNPLKVRLLHRSRTPTHVCSGGTRNIIQAMHHQKVRKLVVVSAYGVGETRDKLPWFFKLAYRLLLKEQIVDKERQEQLVRNSDLDWILVQPVGLTNELPREDVLASPTGEVRHHTVPRRNVGRFLASLVPGNQFLHRSVALSG; from the coding sequence ATGAAGGTCATCGTCTTCGGTGCGACGGGTGGAACGGGTCGGGCCACGGTGCGCGAGCTCCTGGAGGGCGGTCACGAGGTGACGGCGTTCTCACGGCACGCCGACCAGCTCGGGCTCCCGTCGGAGCGGTTGCACCTCGTCTCGGGAGACGTCCTGCGCACCGAGGACGTGGAGCGCGCCGTGTCCGGGCAGGACGCGGTGGTGGTGGCGCTCGGGGTGAATGACAACCCGCTGAAGGTGCGGTTGCTCCATCGCTCGCGCACGCCCACCCACGTCTGCTCCGGCGGCACCCGCAACATCATCCAGGCGATGCACCATCAGAAGGTGCGCAAGCTCGTCGTGGTGTCGGCCTACGGGGTAGGGGAGACGCGCGACAAGCTGCCCTGGTTCTTCAAGCTGGCCTACCGGCTGCTGCTCAAGGAGCAGATCGTCGACAAGGAGCGCCAGGAGCAGCTCGTACGCAACAGCGATCTCGATTGGATCCTCGTCCAGCCGGTGGGGCTCACCAACGAGCTGCCTCGGGAAGACGTGTTGGCCTCTCCCACGGGCGAGGTGCGGCATCACACCGTTCCCCGCCGCAACGTGGGCCGCTTCCTGGCCTCGCTGGTTCCGGGGAACCAGTTCCTCCACCGGTCGGTCGCATTGTCGGGCTGA
- a CDS encoding pectinacetylesterase family protein gives MKSYVLMGLLAATAAPGAARAEVLVSGIVDVLVDGGNNYSWEKVSLPGTQCGNGSQYKFFVHRSGTGSKNLLFFFEGGGACWDYDTCSGRAGVLGAANPNGITDDYMTQFTAKYVSPIVNGADPGLPFRSRKDIATKDWNIVYMPYCTGDVHVGNNTVTYTDTTGQQPPLVWHHAGYKNSIAAINYAKQQFPSVEKLLVTGFSAGGTATSAGYYFVRRGINPARGYFLNDSGPIYLAPNVNDRSRPLHDKIRQSWALDSVFNQLPASFDRNNMGTINRMLAMEFPNDQLAYTAYSRDYNYSRFSYERFYTPNDKETVLSYWKQDQDKLVAELNLYNNYSYFIPHERAINASHCSTIITFVGAHACQKMEKKYWYEYVSEPWQSYACHSEFVPMDVFLQRFINENKRIRIYEPANGYNAEDPGMGILAPLINGALEG, from the coding sequence ATGAAAAGCTATGTGTTGATGGGTCTTCTGGCCGCGACGGCGGCACCGGGCGCGGCGCGCGCCGAGGTGCTGGTCTCCGGCATCGTCGATGTGCTGGTGGACGGCGGCAACAACTACAGCTGGGAGAAGGTGTCGCTGCCGGGCACGCAGTGTGGAAATGGCTCTCAGTACAAGTTCTTCGTCCACCGGAGCGGGACCGGTTCGAAGAACCTGCTGTTCTTCTTCGAGGGTGGCGGCGCGTGCTGGGACTACGACACCTGTAGCGGGCGCGCGGGCGTCCTGGGCGCGGCCAACCCCAATGGCATCACCGACGACTACATGACGCAGTTCACGGCGAAGTACGTCTCGCCGATCGTGAACGGCGCCGATCCGGGACTTCCCTTCCGCAGCCGCAAGGACATCGCGACGAAGGACTGGAACATCGTCTACATGCCCTACTGCACGGGCGACGTGCACGTGGGCAACAACACCGTCACCTATACGGACACGACGGGACAGCAGCCGCCGCTCGTCTGGCACCACGCCGGCTACAAGAACTCGATCGCCGCCATCAACTACGCGAAGCAGCAGTTCCCCAGCGTCGAGAAGCTGCTGGTCACCGGCTTCAGCGCCGGCGGCACCGCCACCTCGGCCGGCTATTACTTCGTGCGCCGCGGCATCAATCCGGCGCGCGGCTACTTCCTGAACGACTCGGGCCCCATCTACCTGGCGCCCAACGTCAATGACCGCTCGCGCCCGCTGCACGACAAGATCCGCCAGTCGTGGGCGCTGGACTCGGTGTTCAACCAGCTGCCGGCCTCCTTCGACCGCAACAACATGGGCACCATCAACCGCATGCTGGCGATGGAGTTCCCGAACGACCAGCTGGCCTACACGGCCTATTCGCGCGACTACAACTACTCGCGCTTCTCCTACGAGCGCTTCTACACGCCCAATGACAAGGAGACGGTGCTCAGCTACTGGAAGCAGGATCAGGACAAGCTGGTCGCCGAGCTGAACCTCTACAACAACTACAGCTACTTCATCCCGCACGAGCGGGCGATCAACGCCAGCCACTGCAGCACGATCATCACCTTCGTCGGCGCGCACGCCTGCCAGAAGATGGAGAAGAAGTACTGGTACGAGTACGTCTCGGAGCCGTGGCAGAGCTACGCGTGCCACAGCGAGTTCGTGCCGATGGACGTCTTCCTGCAGCGCTTCATCAACGAGAACAAGCGCATCCGCATCTACGAGCCGGCCAACGGCTACAACGCCGAGGATCCCGGCATGGGCATCCTCGCGCCGCTCATCAACGGCGCCCTCGAGGGCTGA